A part of Candidatus Tanganyikabacteria bacterium genomic DNA contains:
- a CDS encoding STAS domain-containing protein, translating into MALTVSQKAVESVQVITLAGEIDAQTLPPLETALQDLVDNGHYRIVLDFRQVPFIASAGLGVLMSVIGTIQDNGGDLVIAGAQPDVYRTFDLLDFTTLFKFTESVDQAVAVFGGPVGLRGE; encoded by the coding sequence ATGGCTTTGACCGTAAGCCAGAAGGCCGTCGAGTCCGTCCAGGTCATCACACTGGCCGGCGAGATCGACGCCCAGACGCTCCCGCCGCTCGAGACCGCACTCCAGGATCTCGTCGACAACGGCCACTACCGCATCGTGCTGGACTTCAGGCAGGTCCCGTTCATCGCGTCGGCCGGCCTCGGCGTGTTGATGAGCGTGATCGGCACCATCCAGGACAACGGCGGCGACCTCGTGATAGCCGGCGCCCAGCCAGACGTTTACCGCACGTTCGATTTGCTGGATTTCACGACGCTCTTCAAGTTCACCGAGTCCGTGGATCAGGCGGTCGCCGTCTTCGGCGGACCGGTCGGGTTGCGGGGCGAGTGA
- a CDS encoding ATP-binding protein has protein sequence MKDAEANSTPLKPITVSLPSDVNYLDIARSFVADIAGKVGLNPSEIHDLQLAVTEAVTNVIEHSYAGDADQRIELAIEKDGECFVVAITDSGQVRFDPASHPDPDLKEYVTQCRVGGLGLFLMRKLMDQVEFTSDERYNRVKLVKRVKS, from the coding sequence ATGAAGGATGCAGAGGCCAACAGCACGCCGCTCAAGCCCATCACGGTCAGCCTGCCGTCTGACGTCAATTACCTGGATATCGCCCGGTCGTTCGTCGCCGACATCGCCGGCAAGGTCGGCCTCAACCCGAGCGAGATCCACGATCTGCAACTCGCGGTCACCGAGGCCGTGACCAACGTCATCGAGCATTCCTACGCCGGGGACGCCGATCAGCGCATCGAACTGGCGATCGAGAAGGATGGCGAGTGCTTCGTCGTCGCCATCACCGACAGCGGCCAGGTGCGCTTCGATCCCGCCAGCCATCCGGACCCCGACCTCAAGGAGTACGTCACGCAGTGCCGGGTAGGCGGACTGGGGCTGTTCCTGATGCGCAAGCTCATGGACCAGGTCGAGTTCACCTCCGACGAGCGCTACAACCGGGTCAAGCTCGTCAAGCGGGTCAAGAGCTGA
- a CDS encoding TlpA family protein disulfide reductase — translation MRRIVALALALGLAAVPAAQAKPLFGSRKAPQFTLEDCATGKPLKLADFRGKVVLVNFWATWCQPCREEIPTFLEVRGRHNDKGFEIIGVSVDEGGHAVVMPFVAEQRISYPVVLDDGRTRTRFGGVRGIPTSFLLDRAGGIARIFRGPVSAETLEQAVTELL, via the coding sequence GTGCGCCGGATCGTCGCCCTGGCCCTGGCGCTCGGCCTCGCGGCCGTCCCGGCAGCCCAGGCCAAGCCGCTCTTCGGCTCCCGGAAGGCGCCGCAGTTCACGCTCGAGGATTGCGCGACCGGCAAGCCGCTCAAGCTCGCGGACTTCCGCGGCAAGGTCGTGCTCGTCAACTTCTGGGCCACCTGGTGCCAGCCTTGCAGGGAGGAGATCCCGACCTTCCTGGAAGTGCGCGGCCGCCACAACGACAAGGGTTTCGAGATCATCGGCGTTTCGGTGGACGAGGGCGGCCACGCGGTGGTGATGCCGTTCGTCGCCGAGCAGCGCATCAGCTATCCGGTCGTGCTCGACGACGGCCGCACGCGCACCCGCTTCGGCGGCGTCCGCGGCATCCCCACGTCCTTCCTGCTCGACCGCGCCGGGGGCATCGCGCGCATCTTCCGCGGGCCGGTGAGCGCCGAGACCCTGGAGCAGGCCGTCACCGAACTCCTGTAG
- a CDS encoding transporter, translating into MGNAPAGALAAPALALAAAAAALFAPPALACSSCGCGLPGSSSDVSSVGGAALLFGGESRWLVQSGISFRDITGSFNERGSWAAKPQGSTLTTVQGNLGLTYYPADGYTVGLQAPFAINRLVGAQWGSQGAVSPVDELDGVTGPRQAGGWGDLNFQASALLYRGSEDLPAVAAWAGLALPTGSAEGDAAAFTGSGVANGLIGLSFLKGYGPLELSASAAYQRPLTRPAGAVASAFYIGQALLGQAQADVEVFAGWKAGVGINGFVGATGVVDSAPTAATLSKLKVVPSLEWRPTPDEGVRAAFGADPTVFPGTNAMTDSTLYLVYFKYL; encoded by the coding sequence ATGGGGAACGCGCCCGCTGGAGCCCTCGCCGCCCCCGCACTGGCCCTGGCTGCGGCGGCCGCCGCGCTCTTCGCGCCGCCGGCGCTCGCCTGCTCGTCGTGCGGCTGCGGCCTGCCCGGCAGCAGCAGCGACGTCTCGTCGGTCGGCGGCGCGGCCCTCCTGTTCGGCGGCGAGAGCCGCTGGCTCGTGCAGAGCGGCATCAGCTTCCGCGACATCACGGGCAGCTTCAACGAGCGGGGCTCCTGGGCGGCCAAGCCGCAGGGCTCGACCCTGACCACCGTCCAGGGCAACCTGGGGCTGACCTACTACCCGGCCGACGGCTACACCGTCGGGCTGCAGGCGCCCTTCGCGATCAACCGCCTGGTGGGCGCCCAGTGGGGGAGCCAGGGGGCGGTAAGCCCGGTGGACGAACTCGACGGCGTCACCGGGCCGCGGCAGGCCGGCGGCTGGGGCGACCTCAACTTCCAGGCCTCGGCCCTCCTCTACCGGGGCAGCGAGGATCTTCCGGCCGTCGCCGCGTGGGCGGGCCTCGCGCTCCCCACCGGCAGCGCGGAAGGCGACGCGGCCGCCTTCACCGGCAGCGGCGTCGCCAACGGCCTGATCGGCCTCTCGTTCCTCAAGGGCTACGGGCCGCTGGAACTCTCGGCCAGCGCCGCGTACCAGCGCCCGCTGACGCGCCCGGCAGGCGCGGTGGCCTCGGCGTTCTACATCGGCCAGGCGCTCCTGGGTCAGGCGCAGGCCGACGTGGAAGTCTTCGCCGGCTGGAAGGCGGGCGTTGGCATCAACGGCTTCGTGGGCGCCACGGGCGTCGTGGACTCGGCCCCGACGGCCGCCACGCTCTCGAAGCTCAAGGTCGTGCCCAGCCTCGAATGGCGGCCGACCCCGGATGAGGGAGTCCGGGCGGCATTCGGCGCCGATCCGACGGTGTTCCCCGGGACCAACGCCATGACCGACAGCACGCTCTACCTCGTGTACTTCAAGTATCTCTAG
- a CDS encoding YncE family protein, with the protein MRHGFLPATAAAIALSGCPVPAPADLAPRELVADRTLPTGKGPHGIAVAAGVVVQANPAGGTIDLFDAEKETLIKTLTPADLGTLVGGVATASPGLTKATPDGTYALTADPAIPGVRVLKPGEARQVATVDIGPLKPSSRIVWADATTAYLSVTSEGGGVNALKLAWKNGFEAPPEKEPLAITRAGVDKGAGGSIGLGAGFLALANGTDNSVSFVSLAAPAAITSLQLGNNPGPVDIVNPAGRPLLVFGNRNSNTVVVYDLQSRATIATLPVGTTPTDMVARPDGRYVYGTCRGAANVCVIDTVAGKVHGEIRVGLGLADKPASPVHIYHAEGQEGSHQAWVGNDGDASVTIIDMQANRAIAVVKTGAGHHKMAFTPTKAFVSNLTDSTLSVIDRKALY; encoded by the coding sequence ATGCGACACGGATTCCTGCCCGCCACCGCCGCAGCGATCGCCCTTTCCGGTTGCCCGGTGCCTGCCCCCGCCGACCTGGCGCCGCGCGAACTGGTGGCCGACCGCACCCTCCCGACGGGCAAGGGCCCCCACGGCATCGCCGTCGCCGCGGGCGTCGTGGTGCAGGCCAATCCGGCCGGCGGCACCATCGACCTGTTCGACGCCGAGAAGGAGACGCTCATCAAGACGTTGACGCCCGCGGACCTCGGTACCCTGGTCGGCGGCGTCGCGACGGCCTCGCCGGGCCTGACCAAGGCCACGCCGGACGGTACCTACGCGCTCACGGCCGATCCGGCCATCCCGGGCGTCCGCGTGCTCAAACCCGGCGAGGCGAGACAAGTGGCGACCGTGGACATTGGCCCGTTGAAACCCTCGTCCCGTATCGTGTGGGCCGATGCCACGACCGCCTACCTGTCGGTCACGAGCGAGGGCGGTGGCGTCAACGCCTTGAAACTCGCCTGGAAAAACGGCTTCGAGGCCCCGCCCGAGAAAGAACCGCTTGCCATCACGCGCGCCGGCGTGGACAAGGGGGCGGGAGGCAGCATCGGCCTGGGCGCCGGCTTCCTGGCCCTCGCCAACGGCACGGACAACTCGGTCTCGTTCGTCAGCCTCGCGGCGCCCGCGGCGATCACCTCGCTGCAACTGGGCAACAACCCGGGCCCGGTCGACATCGTCAATCCCGCAGGCCGGCCCCTCCTGGTCTTCGGCAATCGCAACTCCAATACGGTCGTGGTCTACGACCTGCAGAGCCGCGCCACCATCGCCACGCTCCCCGTGGGCACCACGCCCACTGACATGGTGGCGCGCCCGGACGGCCGATACGTGTACGGCACCTGCCGCGGCGCGGCCAACGTCTGCGTCATCGACACGGTCGCCGGCAAGGTGCACGGCGAAATCCGGGTCGGCCTTGGCCTGGCGGACAAGCCGGCAAGCCCGGTCCACATCTACCACGCCGAGGGGCAGGAAGGCTCGCACCAGGCCTGGGTCGGCAACGACGGCGACGCCTCGGTCACGATCATCGACATGCAGGCCAACCGCGCCATCGCGGTCGTCAAGACGGGCGCCGGCCACCACAAGATGGCATTCACGCCGACCAAGGCCTTCGTCTCGAACCTCACCGACAGCACGCTCTCGGTGATCGACCGGAAAGCGCTCTATTGA